The Acidimicrobiales bacterium DNA segment ACCGCTCTGCTCGTCGATCGATGAGCGGAATCTTGCGTCATGCCCCCTGTGCGCGCGGTCCGGCACCGCAGAGGATACGGTCTTGCCACCACCGGGCCGGAGCACTGCGCGCTTCGCCCGTTCGAACATCACCGCCACGAGCGGTCCTTTGGAGGGAACAATGCGCAAACGACTGCTATTGCTGCTCAGCATCCTGCTGTCTTTCTCGCTTCTCGCTGCCGCGTGCGGCGACGATGACGACGAGGGCACCGATGCCGAGGACACGTCCGACGAGGGCACCGATGCCGAGGACGACGGCGACACGACCGACGACGAGGGCGACATGGCCGAGGGCGACGGCACCGCCGTCAAGGCATGCCTCGTGACCGACCTCGCCGGCATCGACGACAAGAGCTTCAACGCCACCGCGTGGAAGGGCGTCACCGACGCCATCGAGAACGGCGACGCGCTGCCCGAAGGCCCCGACGGTTCGTTCTACCTCGAGTCCGACACCGAAGCCGACTGGCAGCCCAACATCGACCAGATGGTCTCGCAGGGCTGCGAGCACATCGTCACCGTGGGCTTCGCCCTCGACGGTGTCACCCAGGCCAACGCTCCTTCGAACCCCGACATCGACTGGACCATCGTCGACGTCGACTTCGTCGAGTTCGACGAAGAGGGCAACTTCGTGGGCGACATCGCCTACGACAACGTGCGTGAGCTCACATACCAGACCGACGAGGCCGCCTTCCTCGCCGGCTATGTCGCCGCTTCGGTGACGCAGTCCGGCGTCGTGGGCACCTTCGGTGGTGCGAACTTCCCGACCGTGTCGATCTTCATGGACGGCTTCTACTGGGGCGTCGAGCACTACAACGAGACCAAGGGCACCGACGTCCAGGTCCTCGGCTGGGATCCGGCCAACCCCGACACCGGTCTCTTCACCGGTGACTTCGTCGACCTCGACATCGCCCGGAACACCGCGCAGAGCCTCCTCGACGAGGGCGCCGACGTGATCAT contains these protein-coding regions:
- a CDS encoding BMP family ABC transporter substrate-binding protein produces the protein MRKRLLLLLSILLSFSLLAAACGDDDDEGTDAEDTSDEGTDAEDDGDTTDDEGDMAEGDGTAVKACLVTDLAGIDDKSFNATAWKGVTDAIENGDALPEGPDGSFYLESDTEADWQPNIDQMVSQGCEHIVTVGFALDGVTQANAPSNPDIDWTIVDVDFVEFDEEGNFVGDIAYDNVRELTYQTDEAAFLAGYVAASVTQSGVVGTFGGANFPTVSIFMDGFYWGVEHYNETKGTDVQVLGWDPANPDTGLFTGDFVDLDIARNTAQSLLDEGADVIMPVGGQINLGAAAAMEDLGMGASGDTFGALIGVDTDAFFSAPEQADLWLTSVEKAMDLTVAESIAASAAGEFESGVVRGFLSNGGVGISPYHEFEDIVTDETKAEVEQLEQDIIDGTLVVGG